A window of Microbacterium hominis genomic DNA:
GACCTGTCCGAGCAGCTCCTCGGTCAGCTTCTCACCGGGCGCGTACGAGCGCAGCGGTCCGTTGAACGCCGACGGGAAGGCGTCCGAGCCATTGGTCCCGCCGCCCGCGTAGGGTTCGGCGGACCGCTGGAATCGGACTCCCGCATCGGCGAGATAGCTGATCGTCCGATCGGCCACGGGCTCATCGAGCCAACGGGGGAACCCGACGTAGCTCTCGGCGGTGATCATCGTGTGCCACTCCTGCAGCGAGGAGCCGGCCGTCTGGCCGTTCACCGCGCTCGTGACGACGGCGGTGTTGGACGCGTCGAGACGGTAGTCGAGGCTCGCCGGGATGCCGTGCTCGACCGTCGCGAACGCGTAGTCGTACGGCGCGTACCCGTAGCCGGTGCCGACGAGCTTCGCACCCTTCTTGGCGGCGAGGAGATCGAGCACCTGCAGCCCCGTGGCGCGGGGCAGCGTGAGCGTCGGCAGCACCTTGTCGGGGAAGTTGCCCATCGCGATGATCTCCAGGTCCTCCCAGTAGGGGCCGTCCACAGGCCCGTAGGCGATGAGGGCCAGGGCGCCCGCATCCTTGGCCGCCTGGGCCTGCGCGTTCAGGAGTCCGGTCACCGTGCCGACCGCGGCGGGCCGCGCCTCGACGAGGGCGACCTTGCCTCGGACGCCGGCCCGCTCGAGCTCCGCGGGCGTCCCGGCACCGGCCGCGACGATCCCCGCGTTCACGCTGCCGGTGAGCTCCGGCGAGGTGACGGCGTACCGCAGGTCCAGTGCGAGATCGATGGATCGCGAACCTGAGGTGACCGCGACATCGAGCTCGGGCGCGGCGAGCAGCCAGCTCTCGGTGAGCGTCTGCTCGCCCACCAGGTCGCCCTCGGTGAACACGTAGATCTCGTCCGCGACTCCGGGGCTGCTGATGATGGAGTTCGCGAAGGTGCTCTGCGTCACCGGCCAGCTCCACCCCGGAAGGGTGCGCTTGAGCACCTGATCGAAGTTGGTGACCTGCGCCTGCTTCTCGGTGCTGATGCTCACCGGCATCGCCTTCGTGCCGTCGATGACGACGTCATGCCGACCCGGTTCGGTGAGGTCGAGGTCGCGCGTGAACAGCGTCGACCCGTCGATGATCAGCGCATCCGGAGCGCTGTTGTAGAGGGCGCCGAGGATGGCGTATCGCCCGATCGGCACGCGCACATCGGCCTTTCCGCCGCTGATCACGACGGTGCGCACGATCGAGGGGTCGTCGATGTTGTAAAGAGTCGCGTAGCTGGAGCCCCTCACGAGTGCGCCGTCCGGCTGGAGCGCCTCGAGGTGGAGAGCGGCCATGTCAGCCTCGACCTGGAACCCGAGCACGGTGCGAACCGGCACGAATCCCGCCCCGGCGGCGGTCACGACTCCCGTGTAGAAGTCGGGATCGTCGAGCGTCGGGTCCACCGTGACATCGACCGACGCGGTCCCGTGCGCGGGGACGGTGACGGAGGTGCTGGACAGCGTGATCATCCCGTCGGGCACCGGGGCTCCGTCCGAGCCTGCGGCGACGTCCCACAGCTCGAGCGTGAGATCGGTGGCCTGGGTGTTGGTGTATTCGATCGACACGGTCCGGGGCACCTGCTCTTCGCGCGGGGACTCGAAGACGCCGATCGACAGCGACGAGGGTTCGGCGTAGAGCGGCTGGCCGAGGGCGGCCGGGATCTGGATCTTCCCCGCCCCCTCCTTCCACACGTCGCCGACGGTGGACTGCGCGGTGCCCATGAGGACGGCCTTCAGCCCGTCGCCGTCCAGGTCGGGCCGCGCGGCCTTCAGGATCGCCGCCGCGCCCGCGACGGCCGGCGTCGCCATCGACGTTCCGCCGTCGTGCACGTACTTGTCTTCGGCGGGGATGTCGGGGCGGGTTCCCGCAGCACGGGCTGCCAGGATCCACGCGCCCGGTGCCGTGACGTCGGGCTTGACGCCCGCGTCGCCGAACCGCGGCCCGACCGAGGAGAAGCCGGCGAGCTGATCGTTCTCATCGATCGCGCCGACCGTCAGCGCGCTCTGCGCCGTGCCGGGCGTGGTCACCGTCGTGGATCCCGCGTTGCCCTCGTTGCCGGCCGCGACGACCACAAGAGTGTCGTAGCGCTCCGAGATCGAGTCGACCGCCAGCGCGCCGGGATCGGTGCCGTCGGTGTAGTCGCCGCGGACCCCGAGGCTCATGTTGATCACATCGGCGCCCTCGGCGGCGGCCCACTCCATCGCGTCGATGGTCCAGGACTCCTGGCCGAAGCCAGTGGGGCCCAGCACGCGCGCGTTGAGGAGCTTCGCCCCGTACGCGACACCGCGGTTCGCGCCGTCGGATGCTTCACCGCTGCCCGCGACGATCGATGCCACGTGCGTGCCGTGGCCGAAGGGGTCCTTCGTCGAGCCGCTGCCGGTGAAGTCCTTCTCCTTGATCACGACTCCCTCATCGAGATCGGGATGTGTCGTGTCGATGCCCGTGTCGAGCACGGCGACCACGGCGCCGGTGCCATCCAGGCCGGCCTCCCACGCGGCGGGTGCGCCGATCTGCGGGGTGGAGACCGCGTCGAGCATCTCGACGGGCGCGTCGAGCCACACCTTCTGCACGGACCCGCCTGCGTCCACCGCCTCCAACAGAGCCGGGGCGCCGGCGGCCGGAACCTCGCCGGACACCGCGTCGATCGACTCGAGCGTGCGGTCGGCATCCACATCGAGCGCTTCCCACTCGGCGGCATGGGTCTTCGCGTTCGTCGATTCGTCGGACTGGACGATGACCGGCACTCCCTCGGCGTCGTCGAGCTCGGCCAGCGTCAGCACGTCGAACAGGCCGAGGTCGAGCTTGTCGGGAACGAGCCCGGCCACGTCGGACGGGATCACGTAATAGTGCTCGGCGTCGCCGTAGGCGGCGTACGAGATCGGCGCACCGGTCTCCCGCGGGGCGGCGGTGAACTCGACGATCGGTGCATCGCCCGG
This region includes:
- a CDS encoding S8 family serine peptidase, with protein sequence MRYRVNKAGAAMAVVGIISVATAATAPAVAAPPPPTAASGGWVTTSPQRTVTLITGDEVTLHDGPGDAPIVEFTAAPRETGAPISYAAYGDAEHYYVIPSDVAGLVPDKLDLGLFDVLTLAELDDAEGVPVIVQSDESTNAKTHAAEWEALDVDADRTLESIDAVSGEVPAAGAPALLEAVDAGGSVQKVWLDAPVEMLDAVSTPQIGAPAAWEAGLDGTGAVVAVLDTGIDTTHPDLDEGVVIKEKDFTGSGSTKDPFGHGTHVASIVAGSGEASDGANRGVAYGAKLLNARVLGPTGFGQESWTIDAMEWAAAEGADVINMSLGVRGDYTDGTDPGALAVDSISERYDTLVVVAAGNEGNAGSTTVTTPGTAQSALTVGAIDENDQLAGFSSVGPRFGDAGVKPDVTAPGAWILAARAAGTRPDIPAEDKYVHDGGTSMATPAVAGAAAILKAARPDLDGDGLKAVLMGTAQSTVGDVWKEGAGKIQIPAALGQPLYAEPSSLSIGVFESPREEQVPRTVSIEYTNTQATDLTLELWDVAAGSDGAPVPDGMITLSSTSVTVPAHGTASVDVTVDPTLDDPDFYTGVVTAAGAGFVPVRTVLGFQVEADMAALHLEALQPDGALVRGSSYATLYNIDDPSIVRTVVISGGKADVRVPIGRYAILGALYNSAPDALIIDGSTLFTRDLDLTEPGRHDVVIDGTKAMPVSISTEKQAQVTNFDQVLKRTLPGWSWPVTQSTFANSIISSPGVADEIYVFTEGDLVGEQTLTESWLLAAPELDVAVTSGSRSIDLALDLRYAVTSPELTGSVNAGIVAAGAGTPAELERAGVRGKVALVEARPAAVGTVTGLLNAQAQAAKDAGALALIAYGPVDGPYWEDLEIIAMGNFPDKVLPTLTLPRATGLQVLDLLAAKKGAKLVGTGYGYAPYDYAFATVEHGIPASLDYRLDASNTAVVTSAVNGQTAGSSLQEWHTMITAESYVGFPRWLDEPVADRTISYLADAGVRFQRSAEPYAGGGTNGSDAFPSAFNGPLRSYAPGEKLTEELLGQVVHGGLYPDPESPSQASVRRDGDVLAVDLPYRVDAQGHPNVAGPDGGTDSRMELWIDGTPVTSSPYASGSGAFPADEHTYRLALETHRYERWWTQSTDVRTEWTFRSAATDAPTVLPLLQLDYGVQGLSSLNVASSKRIVLTPTVSHQDGSTGSTIQGLKLWASFDAGKSWTAVAVSGSDGDYSATITPPKGTTKVALKSEAWDAAGGTFTETVIDAIAVK